From Pseudomonadota bacterium:
TCGGCCGGCCAGAACGGCGCGCATAGGGCGTGCTCGGCGCCGTCGAGGTACGTGAGCACGACGCGGTCGAGGCCGTGGGACAGCGCCGCGCCGAGGCGATCCGTCGGGCCGCCGCCGATCAGTAGCGCGCTCCTGGGGCGCGCGTGCTCGGCCAGCGCGAGGTGCACCTGCACGGGCCGCTCCCAGGGGTCCGGGAACACCTCCGCCGGCCGGCCGTCGACGACGACGGCGTACTGGCCGCCCCGCTCGCCGAGCGCCAGCCTGCCGTACGCGCTCTTCGCGGTCGCCGCGAGCGCGCCCCGGGACGGATCGACGGCGAACCAGCGCGCCGTCATCGCGGCGTCGATCCCGGACGCGGCGCCGGAGGCGAAGGCGGCTGTCGCCGCGAGCGCCGCCGCGAGCGACCCCCAGCGGGGGAGGGACCGATCGGCCGCGATCCCGAACGCGGCGAGCGAGACGGCCCACGCGAGCGCGAGCACCGCGACGTGGGGAAGGCGCGTCGACAGCGCGAGGCTGAACGCGAGGCCGGCGGCGAGCGCGCCCGCCGCCTCGGCGACGTAGATGCGCGTGGCTGGCCGCCTGTCCCCGTCGCGCGCGCCGCGCGCCGCGATCGTGAACGAGAACCCGACGAGGAACGCCGGCGGGACGAACGCCAATGCGAGGATCGCCGCCGCCCACCCTGGATCCGGCGCGCCGCCCGGGGGCACGCCGAGGATCTCCAGGTGGAAGCGCAGCGCGGCGAGCGCGGCGAAGGACGCCGGGCCGGCGACTACGAGCGCGGCGAATGGCCCCGAGCCCCCGATCGGGCGCCTCGACGCGGCGGCGGCGCCGAGCCCCACGCCGCAGAGCCACAGGGCGAACGCGAGCCCGAGCACGAGCTCGTCGCCCGACGACACGGCGAGCGCCTCGCGGACGAGCACGACCTGCGCGAAAGTCGCCCACGCGCCCAGCCCGAACCCGAACGCCGCGAGGCGCCACTTTCCGACGGCGTGCACGGCCCATCCTAGCACAGGGCGGCCGATTGACCGCGGCCGGGTCGCGGGATACCTTCTTGCGGCTGTCATGCACGAAGCGCAGCGCCGCAAATACGGCTCCTACGGCTGGGCCGTCGTCCTGCTCGCCACCGCTGCCGTCAGCATCGGCGGATACGGGATCGTCTACGCGCTCGACAACCCGGGTGGAACCGTCGGCGGGTTCTTCGATCTCGCGTTCCGATCCGCGGGCGCGAGCGCGTTCAGCAACATGCCCGAGGTGATAGCCGGCGTGCTCGGCATCGCGATCACGGTCGTGGCGATCATCGTCGAGCTCGCCTCGAACCGCTACACCTCGCGGATCACCGAGCTGTTCATCGCCTCCCACGTCAACCAGGGCGTGCTCGGCTTCTTCGTCGTCACCTGCCTTCTGTGCGTCTGGACCGCGCTCACGGGGAGGTCCGCCGACGCCGATCCGCACTACGGGAGCCTGGTCGCAACGATCACGATCACGACGTGCCTGCTCATGCTGCTGCCGTACTTTGCGTTCGTCTTCGCGTTCCTGAACCCGCACAACATCATCGACCGCATGGCGGGCGCCGCGCTCGCCGCGATCCGGAGAGCCGGCCGCGGCGGGATCGCCTGCCCACGCCAGCGGCAGCTCGCGGTGCGGAGCGTCGAGCAGCTCGCGGACGTCGCCCTCAACGCGTTCGAGAGCAAGGACAAGGTCATCTGCATGCACGCCGTCGACAGCCTCGGCGGCCTCATGCGCGACTACCTCTCCGTCAAGCGCGCCTTCGGCGGCGCGTTCTTCTCGCTCGACGCGATGATCCGCGAGAACCCGGACTTCGTCTCGATGCAGGACGACGTGTTCGCCGGGATCGAGAGCGGGCGTTTCTGGTTCGAGATGAAGATCCTGCGCCAGTACCAGATGCTCTACGGCGAGACGCTCAACCGGGCGCGGGACATCAACTACCTGATCGCGATCAACACGCGGAAGACCGCCGAGGAGGCGATGGCGCTCGACGAGGCCGAGGTCGTCGCGCTCGCGGTCAAGTTCTTCAACACGTACATGCGGGCGACGATCAACGGGCAGGACGTCCGCACCGCCTACAACGTGCTCAACCAGTATCGGCTCCTCGCCGAGGCCGCGCTGCGCAACGGGCGGGAGGAGATCGCGCTGGAGATCGCGCGGCGGTTCCAGTACTACGGCCAGCTCGGGTTCGGCGCGGGGCTGCGCTTCGTGCTCGAGACGGCGGCGTACGACCTGTGCCGGCTGAACGAGCTCGCGTTCGAGCTCGCGAGCCCCCGGCGCCGCGAGCTGCTCGGGATCTTCCTCGAGGTCGACAAGGAAGCCGAGGAGGGGCACGATCTCGAGGCGTCGCTGCGCGGCGTGCGCAAGGCGCAGGTGAAGCTCGCGACGTTCTACCTCATGCGCGGCGACGAGGCCGCGGCCCGCGTGATCTTCGACGACATGCGCGCCGAGCTCCCGTCGCGCCTCGCGTCGATCCGCGGCGAGCTCGCGGGGATCACGGAGCGCGACTTCTGGGAGATCAGCGATCGCGGGGTCAACTTCGACTATCTCGAGCCCGGCCGCCGAGCTGCGCTCGACGTGTTCTTCGAATGGTTCCGGGCGCCCGAGGGCGCCGCGCAGCCCGCGTCCCGAGACGGGGCCGGGTGAGGAAGGGAGAGCTCGGATGTTCACGATCACGGTCGCGGAGAAGGGTGGAAGCCAGCGCCGCATGGAGTTCGACGAGGACGTCATCACCATCGGCCGGGTCCAGGGCAACCACATCGTGCTGCCCCGCGGCAACGTCTCGAAGCAGCACGCGCGGCTCGAGCACCGCGGCGGCGAGCTCCGCCTCACCGATCTCAACAGCACGAACGGCACGTACATCAACGGGCGGCGGATCACCGAGACCGCGCTCGTCGTGACCGGCGACAAGGTCTACATCGGCGAGTTCATCATCGGGTTCGAGGACGTCTCCGCCGCCGAGGCATCCGCCGCTCGGCCGATCCCGAGCCCGCCCGCCCAGGAGGCCGCGCCCAAGCTGCCCGTGCCGCGCGCCAAGGTCGCGCCCGTGCGGCCGTCGAAGCGCCTCGCCGACGCGACAGTCCCCTCGCCCGTCCCGTCCACCGCCGCCGCGGCCGCGCCGCCGCGGCCCGCGCCGCGGCCCACCGAGGAGCCGGCGGTCTTCTCCTCCGTGGATCCGAGCGCCGCGCACGCCCCGGCGCCGCTGCCGCGCCCGTCGACCACGCCGAGGCCGGCGCCGGCGGCGCCGAAGCCGCAGCCGGCGGCGCCGCAACCGGCGATCCCGGCCCCGGCCACCGACGCCCACGTCGAGCAGCTTCTCGAGGCGCTCGCGCGGCAGGTGAAGCGGATCGAGCTCGGCAAGCTGCCCGCGCGCGTGGACGAGGGCACCGCGGGCAAGGTGCGGATCGTGCTGCGGGAGACGGTCGACGAGCTCGTGAGCCACGGCAAGCTCCCGCCCACGCACGAGACGGAGCGGCTCCTCTCCCGCGCGTTCCGCGCCGCGGTCGACCTCGGCCCGCTCTCGGCGTGGCTCGAGGACGCCGAGGTCAGGGAGATCCGCATCCTGAGCGCGGACACGGTCCTCCTGCGCCGACGCGGCGGCTGGTCGCCCGCCGGCTTCGGGTTCGTGGGAGAGGACGCGCTGGCCGAGGCGCTGCGGTGCCTCGGGTCGGGCGTCCCGGGCCGCGACGAGGGCGGGGTCCCGGGGCTCGTGCGCTACCGCCTCGAGGACGGCGCCATGGTGCTCGCCGCGCTCCCGCCGGTCGCGTCGTCCGGCACCTCGGCGTCGATCTACAAGAACCTCTCGCCGAGGATCCGGGACGCCGCGGGCGCGGTGACCGGCTTCGACGGCGAGATGCGCGCGGCGCTCGAGAAGGCCGTGATCGGAAGGTCGCGGATCGCGGTCGTGGGATCGGCGCTCCCGTACCGCCTCTCCGCGGTCGCGGACGTCGTGCGGCTCATCCCGGCGACCGAGGTGATCGTCGGCGTCGAGGACATCCCGCTGCTCGGCTTCGGCGGCCCGCGCCGCGTCGGGCTCGCCGCGCACGGGCTGCGCAAGGGCGAGCTCCGCGCCGCGGGGCTGGGGTCGCTCCTTCCCCGCGCCGTGGATCTCAGCCCGGAGTGGATCGCCGCCTGCGGCGCGTGGTGGGACGACGTGCCCGAGCTGATCGCGTGCGCCGCCGGGCGCAAGGGGTTCGTCGCCGAGCTGCCGCTCACCGCCGAGCGCGCGCTGGACCACGAGCTCGCCTCCGGGCTCGCGGCGGCCGGGATCGCGGCGTGGCCGGAGCAGGCCGCGAGGCTCCTCGTGTCCGCGTTCGACATCATCGCGGTGGCGGACGTGTCCGCCGCCGGCGAGCCGATCGTGACGAAGCTGATCCGGCCCGGCCTCGCGGGCACGGAGTGGGCGCCGAAGGTCTTCTGTGAGCGCGCCGGCTAGCGCGCGCGAAGGAGGTCCACACGATGTGCATTCATCGCCACGTGATCTTCGGGTTCGTTCTCGCCGCGGCGGCCGCACTTGCCGCGGCGGCGGCCGCGCAGACCGACGCGCAGCCGCTGCCCGAGGGGCTGTTCTCGGCGGAGCCGACCACGCGCGTCGCCGCGATCGCCGAGGTCGAGGCGCAGCGCCACGCGAGCGCCGCGGACAAGCTCGCCTCCATGGCGCGCTCGGACGCCGTCGCCGAGGTGCGCGAGGCCGCGTGCCGCGCGCTCGGGACGCTCATGGCGACCGCGCACGCCGAGCTCCTCCAGTTCGTCGCCACGGGCGACGCCAACGACGCGGTCCGCGCGGCGGCCGCGCGGGCGCTGCGGCAGATCCGCGGCGAGCCCGAGCCGATCGCGAAGCCGTTCCTCCCCCCGGCGCCGGACGCGGCGGCGCCTGCGGCGGAGGTCGACGACGCGCACAAGTCGCCCGAGCTCGTGAAGCCCGAGGAGGAGGAGATCCAGACCCTGCACTTCGCCTTCGGGTTCGGCTCCATGGGCGGCTACGGCCTCGCGGCGATCAACATGCGCGGCCGGATCCCGGTGCCCGCGAGGTACCTCCCCTGGATCGGCCTCGAGATCGGCGGCGGCTGGAGCCCGCCCCAGGTCTACGTCATCGTCTCCGGGCTCATGGATCCGGTGACCGCCGACGACGCGCGGTGGAAGCTGATCTCCGGCGGCGCGGCGGTTCTGTTCTACCTGCACCGAAACCACTACATTCCGCTCCGCGGCGGGTTCGACATGGGCCAGGGCCCGTACGGGCAGATCGGCTACGGCTTCGAGATGCTGAACGCCGAGGGGTTCTTCTCGTGGGGCCTGGAGCTCGGCCTGCACGTTCATTTCGCGTCCGACAAGTTCGCGCGGGAGATCGTCGATCCGGAGGACTATTCGGACGGCAACGGTCCCGACATCTGGGTCGTGGCGCCGTTCGTGCGCTTCGTGCTGCACTTCTATCTGATCTGATCTTTGGCGCCGCCCGGCCGGCGGCGTTTGGGACATCCTGATAATCTGGTAATGTCCACTAGTAGCGCGGAAGTCGCTTCAGACGAGGTGAGTCATGACAAAGGCATTCTTTTCGGTTTTCATTTCATCATTCGCGTTCCTCGCGATCGCCCTCTGCGCCGGGTGCGACGGCGGATCGTCCTCGGCGACCGACGGCGGGGCCGACGGCGGCGACGCGGACACGGACACGGACGCGGACACGGACGCGGACACGGACTCGGACGCGGAGTTCAACCCCGAGGACCCGGGGATCAACCTGACGCTCCTGATAGGCTCGGTCTACATGATGAACACGCCCATCGAGCTCGCGACCGGCATCCTGTGGACCACGGCGCGAGAGGACTTCGAGGAGGCCGAGTCCGCGGAGATCCCGCTCGACACGTGCGTCGTGCAGGCAGAGGAGACGCCGGTGCCCGAGTGCGACGGCCCCGAGGACTGCGCGCCGGAGCAGGAGTGCCTGCCCGAGCAGGACGACAGCGGGAACCCGATCCCGGGCACCGAGTCGTGCGTCACGCCGCGGGAGCCCATGGATCTCGGGCCGTTCACGGTCGACGGGTTCGCGACCGGGCCCGTCACGATGGCCTACAACGCGGGCCAGAGCGGCGCGTACACGCCGGACGGCGCGGGCGACGGCACGCTGGCGACCGGGACGATCGCGTACGACGTGACCTACACGATCTCCGGCGACGGCGGGGGCGTCTCGGATCTCGGCGCGTACGACGGCGAGCTGTACGTGGCGCCGCAGTTCGCGCTGACCTCGCCGCCGCTCGTGGAGATGGCGATGGAGGGGATGTACGGCATCGAGGCGAGCATGACGGCGGCGCTCCCGCTCGCGTGGGCGGGCTCGAACCCGGACGGCGATCTCACGATCACGATCTCGGGCGGCCAGAGCGACGGCACGTCGGTCGTGTGCCGCGTGGCCGACGACGGCGCGTTCACCATCCCGGCCGACATGATGGCCGAGTCCGGCCTCGGCG
This genomic window contains:
- a CDS encoding DUF2254 domain-containing protein, encoding MHEAQRRKYGSYGWAVVLLATAAVSIGGYGIVYALDNPGGTVGGFFDLAFRSAGASAFSNMPEVIAGVLGIAITVVAIIVELASNRYTSRITELFIASHVNQGVLGFFVVTCLLCVWTALTGRSADADPHYGSLVATITITTCLLMLLPYFAFVFAFLNPHNIIDRMAGAALAAIRRAGRGGIACPRQRQLAVRSVEQLADVALNAFESKDKVICMHAVDSLGGLMRDYLSVKRAFGGAFFSLDAMIRENPDFVSMQDDVFAGIESGRFWFEMKILRQYQMLYGETLNRARDINYLIAINTRKTAEEAMALDEAEVVALAVKFFNTYMRATINGQDVRTAYNVLNQYRLLAEAALRNGREEIALEIARRFQYYGQLGFGAGLRFVLETAAYDLCRLNELAFELASPRRRELLGIFLEVDKEAEEGHDLEASLRGVRKAQVKLATFYLMRGDEAAARVIFDDMRAELPSRLASIRGELAGITERDFWEISDRGVNFDYLEPGRRAALDVFFEWFRAPEGAAQPASRDGAG
- a CDS encoding FHA domain-containing protein; this encodes MFTITVAEKGGSQRRMEFDEDVITIGRVQGNHIVLPRGNVSKQHARLEHRGGELRLTDLNSTNGTYINGRRITETALVVTGDKVYIGEFIIGFEDVSAAEASAARPIPSPPAQEAAPKLPVPRAKVAPVRPSKRLADATVPSPVPSTAAAAAPPRPAPRPTEEPAVFSSVDPSAAHAPAPLPRPSTTPRPAPAAPKPQPAAPQPAIPAPATDAHVEQLLEALARQVKRIELGKLPARVDEGTAGKVRIVLRETVDELVSHGKLPPTHETERLLSRAFRAAVDLGPLSAWLEDAEVREIRILSADTVLLRRRGGWSPAGFGFVGEDALAEALRCLGSGVPGRDEGGVPGLVRYRLEDGAMVLAALPPVASSGTSASIYKNLSPRIRDAAGAVTGFDGEMRAALEKAVIGRSRIAVVGSALPYRLSAVADVVRLIPATEVIVGVEDIPLLGFGGPRRVGLAAHGLRKGELRAAGLGSLLPRAVDLSPEWIAACGAWWDDVPELIACAAGRKGFVAELPLTAERALDHELASGLAAAGIAAWPEQAARLLVSAFDIIAVADVSAAGEPIVTKLIRPGLAGTEWAPKVFCERAG
- a CDS encoding HEAT repeat domain-containing protein, producing MCIHRHVIFGFVLAAAAALAAAAAAQTDAQPLPEGLFSAEPTTRVAAIAEVEAQRHASAADKLASMARSDAVAEVREAACRALGTLMATAHAELLQFVATGDANDAVRAAAARALRQIRGEPEPIAKPFLPPAPDAAAPAAEVDDAHKSPELVKPEEEEIQTLHFAFGFGSMGGYGLAAINMRGRIPVPARYLPWIGLEIGGGWSPPQVYVIVSGLMDPVTADDARWKLISGGAAVLFYLHRNHYIPLRGGFDMGQGPYGQIGYGFEMLNAEGFFSWGLELGLHVHFASDKFAREIVDPEDYSDGNGPDIWVVAPFVRFVLHFYLI